In Amycolatopsis coloradensis, one genomic interval encodes:
- a CDS encoding FGLLP motif-containing membrane protein has product MARGLVALLFVMAGILLWGTPTAAEQNSTLQGLSIRPNPARSLPGTAVTLRGDGYGACPDYGNRTVNVLWNGQDTGVSAPISSSGTFSTSFVVPAGTPVGDHWVYGQCQDGGDWARAVVKVTAPVSLAVTLSSTTGAPGSKVTVRGRGFDTCPDHGTRRADVLWDGYGTGVSVPIGANGTFTAPLPVPADAAGGEHLVYGRCVDGGEWARATFSVVPAVGSTTTTPPTDVARGQQQQPGGTPFIPPASSGPPSTPPVDSSRPPAPSASPSTPGPGVDGRQSAQGEEGMTKAEDESEEPWQRPGFLDAIPTPGQVWEFLTSGGALALVIVPLLGWFLIGWPAELFNTTYRENESTIRRWLPFLPKERPARATSWPVVVAFAGVAALLMTTVQVNVTSPRQFAPVAFGYFIAIPLVVLAYEYAIEQRLRSAFGGDAARLRVIGMALVIAIVCAAVSRFFSFQPGYVYGLLLGYTIVRARGTWHVRVKAEAVLRGVVVLVALAACAWLFWQFGVRAAAEKPGAPAALVALDTLLSQIVVLSLETLVIGLVPVRFLHGAILRQWNRRIWLAVYATVLILFTVVLIHWRSGTTWGDVLRSFWLFAAFCVGSLLFWAFFAVREAHKSRRLPWHRLPLRQR; this is encoded by the coding sequence ATGGCGCGTGGACTGGTCGCCCTGCTCTTTGTCATGGCTGGAATACTGCTGTGGGGCACGCCCACAGCAGCGGAACAGAACTCGACTCTGCAAGGCCTCTCGATACGACCGAACCCGGCGCGGAGCCTGCCCGGCACCGCGGTCACCTTGCGGGGAGACGGATACGGGGCCTGCCCGGACTACGGCAACCGCACCGTCAACGTGTTGTGGAACGGACAAGACACGGGAGTGTCGGCGCCGATCAGCTCCAGCGGCACGTTCAGCACGTCGTTCGTCGTTCCCGCTGGCACGCCGGTCGGAGACCATTGGGTGTACGGGCAATGCCAGGACGGCGGCGACTGGGCTCGGGCGGTGGTCAAGGTGACCGCTCCGGTCTCACTTGCGGTGACCCTGTCATCAACGACCGGTGCGCCGGGCAGCAAGGTCACGGTGCGGGGCCGCGGGTTCGACACGTGTCCCGACCACGGCACGCGGCGCGCGGACGTGTTGTGGGACGGGTACGGCACCGGGGTGTCGGTGCCGATCGGCGCGAACGGCACGTTCACCGCGCCGTTGCCGGTTCCTGCCGACGCTGCCGGCGGTGAGCACCTGGTCTACGGGCGCTGTGTGGACGGTGGTGAGTGGGCGCGCGCGACGTTCTCCGTAGTACCAGCGGTGGGCAGCACGACCACGACACCGCCGACTGACGTGGCCAGGGGCCAACAGCAGCAGCCCGGAGGGACGCCTTTCATACCACCGGCCAGCTCCGGTCCGCCGTCCACGCCACCGGTCGATTCCAGCCGGCCGCCCGCACCTTCGGCCTCGCCTTCAACTCCTGGACCCGGTGTCGATGGTCGGCAGTCGGCACAGGGCGAAGAAGGCATGACCAAGGCCGAGGACGAATCCGAAGAACCATGGCAGCGGCCCGGGTTTCTCGACGCGATCCCCACACCTGGGCAAGTGTGGGAATTCCTGACGAGCGGTGGCGCACTCGCGTTGGTTATCGTTCCGCTGCTGGGATGGTTCCTGATCGGATGGCCCGCCGAGCTGTTCAACACCACCTACCGTGAGAACGAGAGCACCATCCGTCGATGGCTGCCGTTCCTGCCGAAGGAACGCCCGGCGCGCGCAACCTCGTGGCCGGTCGTGGTCGCCTTCGCGGGAGTCGCAGCGCTCCTGATGACCACGGTCCAGGTGAACGTCACGTCGCCGCGGCAGTTCGCCCCCGTCGCGTTCGGCTATTTCATCGCGATTCCGTTGGTGGTGCTGGCCTACGAGTACGCGATCGAGCAGCGGCTGCGGAGCGCCTTCGGCGGCGACGCGGCCCGGCTGCGGGTCATCGGTATGGCTCTCGTGATCGCCATCGTCTGCGCGGCGGTGTCGCGATTCTTTTCATTTCAACCGGGTTACGTGTATGGACTGCTTCTGGGATACACCATCGTGCGGGCCCGAGGTACCTGGCACGTCCGGGTGAAGGCGGAGGCCGTGCTGCGTGGTGTGGTCGTGCTGGTGGCACTTGCCGCGTGCGCGTGGCTGTTCTGGCAGTTCGGTGTCCGGGCCGCCGCCGAGAAGCCGGGTGCACCCGCGGCGCTGGTCGCGCTCGACACCCTGCTGTCGCAGATCGTCGTGCTGAGCCTGGAAACATTGGTCATCGGCCTGGTGCCGGTGCGGTTCCTACACGGCGCGATCCTGCGCCAGTGGAACCGCCGCATCTGGCTGGCCGTGTATGCGACGGTCTTAATCCTGTTCACCGTGGTGCTCATCCACTGGCGGAGCGGGACGACGTGGGGGGATGTCCTACGGTCGTTCTGGCTGTTCGCCGCCTTCTGTGTGGGATCACTCCTGTTCTGGGCTTTCTTCGCGGTCCGGGAGGCACACAAGTCGCGCAGACTGCCTTGGCACCGACTCCCTCTCCGACAACGATGA
- a CDS encoding AfsR/SARP family transcriptional regulator — MSANIDIRLLGPLEMAASRVPVVLHGPVQRTLVARLGIRPGETVSREALVDALWGESPPPTSTKTLHSHLARLRHQLQNAGLAGLIAARGPGYALLAPAEAADVVRFEAMVYRGRDTLARGATETAVELLRQALALWRGDPLVECRQGEWVRAETAHLTEARLGATEYLISARLTLGEHVQLVGELEPLVIRYPFREQLWELLMLALYRSGRQADALAAFQRARTALVDELGIEPGRELRRLEAAILAADPTLDLEASQRTTTDAPVWRRLPVPLTSLIDREADKAALGRLLAGRRLVTLIGPGGCGKTRLATAVAAEHPDPVCFVDLTPLTEPELVPQAVADAFGLRAQPAGRGAVESIVDQLRDHALLLVLDNCEHLVDACAHLVDALLPACPGMRVLATSRETLRLPGETVHTLQPLATPDPEAVPAYNKLLRYDSVRLFVERTRDAGGQIGTDVATARAGHDLRSIGRAAARPRTSRRPHRGTAGAADRRATQGLLPRALLGQSHRPTTASRPAHGDPVELRPARP, encoded by the coding sequence ATGTCAGCGAATATTGATATTCGGCTGTTGGGGCCGCTGGAGATGGCTGCGTCGCGTGTTCCGGTGGTGCTGCACGGGCCTGTTCAACGCACCCTGGTGGCTCGGCTGGGGATACGGCCTGGTGAGACTGTGTCGCGGGAGGCGCTGGTCGACGCCCTGTGGGGGGAGTCGCCTCCGCCGACGTCCACGAAGACACTGCACAGCCACCTCGCACGCTTGCGGCATCAGTTGCAGAACGCGGGTTTGGCCGGGTTGATCGCCGCCCGGGGGCCTGGCTATGCGCTGCTCGCCCCGGCCGAGGCGGCCGACGTGGTTCGTTTCGAGGCTATGGTCTATCGGGGTCGGGATACGCTGGCAAGGGGTGCGACGGAGACCGCCGTGGAGTTGCTGCGCCAGGCGTTGGCGCTGTGGCGGGGTGACCCGTTGGTCGAGTGTCGGCAGGGAGAGTGGGTGCGTGCCGAAACGGCCCACCTGACCGAGGCCCGGCTGGGCGCCACCGAATACTTGATCAGTGCCCGGCTGACACTGGGTGAGCATGTCCAACTCGTTGGCGAGTTGGAGCCGTTAGTGATCCGGTACCCGTTCCGGGAGCAGTTGTGGGAACTGCTCATGCTGGCGCTGTATCGGTCGGGTCGCCAAGCTGACGCACTCGCGGCCTTTCAACGTGCCCGGACCGCGTTAGTCGACGAATTAGGGATCGAACCGGGGCGTGAGTTGCGTCGGCTGGAGGCGGCGATACTGGCGGCCGATCCCACTCTTGATCTCGAGGCCTCTCAGCGGACGACAACCGATGCGCCGGTCTGGCGCCGGTTGCCGGTGCCGCTGACCAGCCTGATCGACCGTGAGGCGGACAAGGCCGCGCTGGGGCGACTCCTGGCTGGGCGACGCCTCGTGACGCTCATCGGCCCAGGTGGCTGTGGCAAGACGCGTCTGGCCACAGCCGTGGCCGCAGAACACCCTGATCCGGTGTGTTTCGTTGACCTGACCCCGCTTACCGAGCCGGAGCTCGTGCCGCAGGCGGTCGCCGACGCCTTCGGCCTGCGCGCACAGCCTGCTGGCCGTGGCGCGGTGGAGAGCATTGTCGATCAGCTGCGCGATCATGCCCTGCTGTTGGTCCTGGACAACTGTGAGCATCTGGTCGATGCCTGCGCACACCTGGTCGATGCACTGCTGCCCGCTTGTCCCGGGATGCGGGTGCTGGCCACCAGCCGGGAGACGCTGCGCTTGCCCGGGGAAACGGTACACACGCTGCAGCCTTTGGCCACTCCCGACCCCGAAGCCGTCCCCGCGTACAACAAGCTTCTCCGCTATGACTCGGTACGGCTCTTCGTGGAGCGTACGCGGGACGCCGGTGGCCAGATCGGTACCGACGTGGCTACCGCGCGCGCTGGCCACGATCTGCGCTCAATTGGACGGGCTGCCGCTCGCCCTCGAACTAGCCGCCGCCCGCACCGCGGCACTGCCGGTGCCGCGGATCGCCGAGCAACTCAAGGACTGCTTCCCCGCGCTCTGCTCGGGCAGTCGCACCGCCCGACCACAGCATCGCGCCCTGCGCACGGCGATCCAGTGGAGCTACGACCTGCTCGACCGTGA
- a CDS encoding tetratricopeptide repeat protein — protein MTLRGNALYGSAALTFLQCDYDAAVPQAKQAMAVYESLNDLEGVARTRSLLGSICREQADYPRALEFHRCALDTFRKAGDARGIAKALQLSAFSAWLQGDFDPAQLWAQESLHRMRHLGDEEGTASALLHLGAVAHYRGDQARALRLLSKARQTSERTGCQEVIAWALNLLGLVHHATDPAGATALLQESLAVHRKLGDRWRMASVLEALAAIACDERHWEHATQLLDEAAALRAAINGPVPPCERPSHERTHATLAAAEQIDASPPLTRTSNSSGAGIRTRRGVVEPGAAVRCGQTTSSRAALKPRSSS, from the coding sequence ATGACACTGCGGGGCAACGCGTTGTACGGCTCGGCAGCGCTCACCTTTCTGCAGTGCGACTACGACGCGGCGGTGCCGCAGGCCAAGCAGGCGATGGCCGTGTACGAGTCGCTGAACGACCTGGAAGGCGTGGCGCGCACCCGCTCGCTGCTCGGTTCCATCTGCCGAGAGCAAGCCGATTACCCACGGGCACTGGAATTCCACCGCTGCGCGCTGGACACCTTCCGCAAGGCAGGCGACGCCCGCGGCATCGCCAAGGCCTTGCAGCTGTCCGCCTTCTCCGCCTGGCTGCAGGGCGATTTCGACCCAGCCCAACTGTGGGCGCAAGAAAGCCTGCACCGAATGCGGCACTTGGGCGACGAAGAAGGCACCGCCAGCGCACTCCTGCACCTGGGCGCGGTCGCCCACTACCGAGGTGACCAGGCGCGGGCGCTCCGGCTGCTGAGCAAAGCCCGTCAGACGTCCGAACGGACCGGCTGTCAGGAGGTCATCGCGTGGGCACTCAACCTGCTGGGCCTGGTTCACCATGCAACCGACCCGGCCGGCGCCACCGCGCTACTCCAGGAGAGCCTCGCCGTACACCGAAAGCTGGGCGACCGCTGGCGGATGGCCAGCGTGCTGGAAGCGCTCGCCGCGATCGCGTGCGACGAGCGCCACTGGGAGCACGCAACCCAACTGCTGGACGAGGCCGCTGCCCTGCGGGCGGCGATCAACGGCCCGGTGCCGCCGTGCGAACGCCCCAGCCACGAACGCACCCACGCCACGCTCGCCGCCGCAGAGCAGATCGACGCGTCTCCGCCGCTGACCCGAACATCGAACTCGAGCGGGGCAGGCATCAGGACCCGGCGGGGCGTAGTGGAACCGGGTGCTGCCGTGCGTTGTGGTCAGACAACGAGTTCGAGGGCGGCCTTGAAACCCAGGTCTTCGAGTTGA
- a CDS encoding AAA family ATPase, producing the protein MWERQPAIEAIGALLDGVRGGRGGALFLVGDAGVGKSALLEDAERRAGAGVEVVRAAAAPVESGVPFALISQVLDGLGVAERLGEGTAADHLYRVREWLRRYDRPLLVATDDLHWADRDSLVVLSFLARRLAELPVGLVATLRPWPPEAADIVAGLAHDDHARSVTLPPLTEAGAEALLADRVGRALPTSVVHTAQVLTAGNPLLLVHLSSVLAEGADLPRLDTPPDTVRRRLLLRRFTDLSEAGMGLARAAAVLGVRFRPSAAVELAGLSAADGDAVLDGLLAHQVLRETPGCQVEFTHPLIRQLLYDDLPAVSRLRLHGNTFRMLDACDRPDEAAEHAVLGDLVGDERAVAVLTRTGRAAFEAGALSTAVRYLNAACVFAGDAADAVLLLLTGRALLAAGRADDAVEVLAAAEEPSDDLVRAQLARELGRASYQLGRPHDAARYFARAVELVQVVAPGVAVEALLDQATAGHVHDVAASLEPARQALELIDRVDPVTRRRAQSAWGYLSCINGDGAGLAAVAEAAEQVAADPAAQLADLSWGWGALSSYAYAAKWFDRFEDSERCFELALTAADRLGAASSTGFLLASRTELYIRTGRLDAAGADVARALELGDLAPLVRRYTTTSQVWLLLLLDEWDEELCERLEAEARPLRDLGSLLTVWWLQGRRALHEGDLARACARFELVEETTSDAGLCEPCVVPWARDAILGYARAGRRGDVLRVVGLLDAACERVPCVWPRSAADLGRAVTASSAEAAEPWLDRAVASLQQSGQPLELVEALLADGEWSSRAGRPRRARAQFAEALNIAERFGSPWLARRARHQLSKAGGRRRSRPPSELTPAERRVADLAAAGHSNAEIASILTVAVTTVETHLRRIYTKVGVRNRRELMLRDHFRADT; encoded by the coding sequence GTGTGGGAGAGACAGCCAGCGATCGAGGCCATTGGCGCGCTTCTCGACGGCGTGCGCGGGGGTCGAGGCGGGGCATTGTTTCTAGTGGGTGATGCGGGGGTTGGCAAGTCCGCCTTGCTCGAGGACGCGGAGCGGCGTGCGGGAGCCGGGGTCGAGGTGGTCCGGGCTGCGGCTGCACCTGTCGAGAGCGGTGTGCCGTTCGCTCTGATCTCACAGGTTCTCGACGGACTCGGTGTTGCCGAACGGTTGGGGGAAGGCACGGCGGCGGATCATCTGTATCGGGTGCGGGAATGGTTGCGGCGATACGACCGGCCCCTCCTGGTGGCCACCGACGACCTGCATTGGGCAGACCGTGACTCGCTGGTGGTGCTTTCTTTTCTGGCCAGAAGGCTGGCCGAGCTGCCGGTCGGTTTGGTGGCGACGCTGCGGCCGTGGCCACCGGAGGCGGCCGATATCGTGGCCGGGCTGGCGCATGATGACCACGCGCGGTCGGTGACGTTGCCGCCGCTCACCGAGGCCGGAGCGGAGGCGCTGCTGGCCGACCGTGTCGGGCGAGCGTTGCCCACGTCGGTCGTCCATACCGCGCAGGTCCTGACCGCTGGCAATCCGCTGTTGCTGGTGCACTTGTCCTCGGTGCTCGCGGAGGGTGCGGACCTGCCGCGGCTCGACACGCCGCCCGACACGGTGCGCCGCCGGCTGCTGTTACGGCGATTTACCGATCTTTCCGAGGCCGGGATGGGACTGGCGCGGGCTGCTGCGGTGCTGGGGGTGCGGTTCCGCCCGTCGGCGGCGGTCGAGCTGGCGGGGTTGTCGGCCGCGGACGGTGATGCGGTTCTCGACGGGTTGCTGGCCCACCAGGTGTTGCGGGAGACCCCCGGCTGCCAGGTGGAGTTCACGCATCCGTTGATCCGTCAACTGCTGTATGACGACCTTCCGGCGGTGTCCCGCCTTCGGTTGCACGGCAACACGTTTCGGATGCTCGACGCGTGCGACCGGCCTGATGAGGCGGCCGAGCATGCAGTGCTGGGGGACCTTGTTGGTGACGAGCGGGCTGTGGCGGTGCTGACCAGGACCGGGCGTGCCGCGTTCGAGGCCGGCGCGTTGTCCACGGCGGTGCGCTACCTGAACGCCGCGTGTGTGTTCGCCGGCGATGCGGCGGACGCCGTTCTGTTGCTGCTCACCGGTCGGGCGTTGCTCGCCGCCGGTCGCGCTGACGATGCCGTCGAGGTGCTCGCCGCGGCCGAGGAACCGAGTGATGATCTGGTGCGGGCACAGCTTGCGCGGGAGTTGGGACGCGCTTCCTACCAGCTGGGCCGGCCGCACGACGCGGCGCGGTACTTCGCGCGCGCCGTCGAGTTGGTGCAGGTAGTGGCACCCGGCGTCGCGGTCGAGGCGTTGCTCGACCAGGCCACGGCGGGTCATGTGCACGATGTGGCGGCGTCGTTGGAGCCGGCGCGGCAGGCCCTCGAGCTGATCGATCGCGTCGATCCGGTGACGCGTAGGCGCGCTCAGTCCGCCTGGGGCTACCTGTCGTGCATCAATGGCGACGGTGCGGGATTGGCCGCGGTGGCGGAGGCAGCCGAGCAGGTCGCTGCCGACCCGGCCGCGCAGCTAGCCGACTTGTCGTGGGGCTGGGGTGCGTTGAGCAGTTATGCCTATGCGGCCAAGTGGTTCGACCGGTTCGAAGACAGCGAACGCTGCTTCGAACTAGCGCTGACCGCGGCGGACCGGCTCGGAGCGGCCAGCTCAACGGGATTTCTGCTGGCTTCGCGGACCGAACTGTACATCCGAACCGGTCGACTCGATGCCGCCGGGGCGGACGTGGCGCGAGCACTGGAACTAGGTGATCTCGCCCCCTTGGTGAGGCGCTATACGACCACCTCCCAGGTGTGGCTGTTGCTCCTGCTGGACGAGTGGGACGAGGAACTGTGTGAGCGATTGGAGGCCGAGGCCCGTCCGCTTCGGGATCTGGGCAGCCTGCTGACCGTGTGGTGGCTCCAGGGTCGCCGAGCGTTGCACGAGGGAGACTTAGCGAGGGCGTGCGCACGGTTCGAGCTGGTCGAGGAGACCACCAGTGATGCGGGTCTCTGTGAACCTTGTGTGGTGCCGTGGGCACGGGACGCGATCCTGGGTTATGCGCGTGCCGGGCGGCGAGGCGATGTCCTGCGAGTGGTGGGTTTGCTGGACGCAGCTTGTGAACGGGTCCCGTGCGTGTGGCCACGCAGCGCTGCAGACCTCGGCAGGGCGGTGACGGCGTCCAGCGCCGAGGCCGCGGAACCCTGGTTGGACCGGGCTGTCGCATCGCTTCAACAGTCCGGGCAGCCGTTGGAGCTCGTCGAGGCGTTGCTGGCTGACGGTGAGTGGTCGTCCCGGGCGGGGCGGCCGCGGCGAGCACGCGCCCAATTCGCCGAAGCCCTGAACATTGCGGAGCGGTTCGGGTCGCCGTGGTTGGCCCGACGCGCGAGGCACCAGTTGTCGAAGGCGGGTGGCCGGCGCCGTAGCCGGCCGCCCTCGGAGCTGACGCCCGCGGAACGGCGCGTGGCCGACCTAGCTGCGGCGGGGCACAGCAACGCCGAGATCGCCTCGATCCTGACAGTCGCGGTGACCACCGTGGAGACCCACCTCAGACGAATCTATACCAAGGTGGGTGTGCGCAACCGCCGCGAGCTGATGCTCCGCGACCACTTCAGAGCGGACACTTAA